One window from the genome of Paramisgurnus dabryanus chromosome 22, PD_genome_1.1, whole genome shotgun sequence encodes:
- the tnfrsf11a gene encoding tumor necrosis factor receptor superfamily member 11A, translating into MRLNFSASWIFQGWITHLVLALCTQTGLAVNCDQDEYEQKGLCCKKCKQGQYVSEHCTATSDTVCHYCGLDEYQPDISSDTKCIPQKFCDEGKGFNRTRPHNRTAAVPCRCKQGFHCSVYNCEFCEPIEKCPPGEGVVRDETTDRASCAPCQYGFSDSLSIEACKKWTDCKAIGKTEKQPGSTTTDVVCGLHSPGHLTPWVVVAILSVIIVISLVVLFLFCCKDKMNFLSVNLRTCVQNLKGSRSQQETVIPSPHLPNSLQTCPLICPDSLIMCPSTTLTITDETSTSTDQEQVQDQADASSGSSCEDSGSGPASPLSGSSCSCVLSKEPIEVGENEDCSQLIPTGPATCCSCRTGDAVDTSAENVQVISLKEPLLCENCSSEGLPACAGSADYVDLHRSQELYSAGKEAMSEIRGFYDDRGQVEGQYRQNEPCCCSIDSTTIPPLPSVSTNDQGLSLIDSNDNKLSDPDADAEYQNRCSEAALTSGQVTGNNNTTFISSGQVMNFSGEVIVVYVSQTSLGSGGTSEEPFSCPVQEESNDDSFQSDPKSTTSTLAQGKNGVGPSQRHLPVQEVTNDWSLQK; encoded by the exons ACAGGATTGGCCGTAAACTGTGATCAAGACGAGTATGAGCAGAAAGGGTTGTGctgcaaaaaatgtaaacaag GGCAATATGTTTCCGAGCATTGCACTGCCACCTCAGACACAGTCTGCCACTACTGTGGTCTTGATGAGTACCAGCCGGACATCAGCAGTGACACGAAATGCATCCCTCAGAAGTTTTGTGATGAGG GTAAAGGTTTCAACCGTACTCGTCCACACAACCGCACAGCGGCCGTACCCTGTCGGTGCAAACAGGGTTTCCACTGTTCTGTGTACAACTGCGAGTTTTGCGAGCCGATTGAGAAATGCCCTCCAGGAGAAGGTGTTGTGAGAGATG AAACAACAGACAGAGCGTCCTGTGCACCATGTCAGTATGGATTTTCAGATTCATTGTCAATTGAAGCCTGCAAGAAATGGACAGA CTGCAAGGCCATTGGCAAGACTGAGAAGCAGCCAGGAAGCACCACGACAGATGTGGTGTGTGGACTTCATTCCCCCG GTCATTTGACACCCTGGGTAGTGGTGGCCATCCTCTCTGTCATCATAGTGATATCTCTGGTTGTGCTTTTCCTGTTCTGCTGTAAGGATAAAATGAACTTCCTCTCGG TAAATCTTCGCACATGTGTCCAAAACCTGAAAGGAAGCAGAAGTCAACAA GAGACTGTGATACCGTCACCCCACCTTCCTAACAGTCTACAAACCTGCCCTCTGATTTGCCCAGACTCCCTAATCATGTGTCCCAGCACCACATTGACCATTACAGATGAAACCTCTACTAGCACAGACCAGGAACAAGTCCAGGACCAAGCTGACGCATCATCAGGGAGCTCCTGTGAAGATTCCGGAAGTGGACCTGCGTCCCCGCTGTCGGGCAGCTCCTGCAGCTGCGTCCTTTCCAAGGAACCCATCGAGGTTGGCGAAAACGAGGACTGCAGTCAACTCATACCCACAGGCCCCGCGACGTGTTGCTCTTGCAGGACAGGAGATGCCGTCGATACCTCAGCAGAAAACGTTCAAGTGATCAGTTTAAAAGAGCCTCTGTTGTGTGAAAACTGCTCTTCTGAAGGTCTGCCCGCTTGCGCCGGCAGTGCCGATTACGTAGATCTGCACCGTTCCCAGGAACTCTACTCCGCTGGGAAGGAAGCCATGTCGGAGATAAGAGGTTTTTACGACGACAGGGGTCAGGTCGAGGGGCAGTACAGACAAAATGAACCCTGTTGCTGCAGCATAGACTCCACCACCATTCCACCCTTGCCATCGGTGAGCACTAATGATCAGGGCCTCTCGCTGATCGACAGCAATGACAACAAACTGTCCGACCCGGATGCAGACGCAGAGTACCAGAACCGGTGCTCAGAGGCGGCTCTCACATCTG GTCAGGTGACGGGAAACAACAACACTACTTTTATTTCCAGCGGGCAGGTAATGAACTTTAGTGGTGAGGTCATTGTGGTTTACGTCAGTCAGACGTCACTGGGTAGCGGAGGGACATCGGAGGAACCCTTCAGTTGTCCGGTTCAGGAAGAATCGAACGATGACAGCTTTCAAAGTGACCCTAAATCCACCACGAGCACATTGGCACAGGGCAAGAACGGGGTCGGGCCTTCACAGAGACATCTACCTGTACAGGAAGTGACCAATGATTGGTCTCTCCAAAAGTAA